In Strix aluco isolate bStrAlu1 chromosome Z, bStrAlu1.hap1, whole genome shotgun sequence, the sequence ATTCCAATTCAGACAGTTGTTTGAATCTACCTCTCATTTTGCCTGACAACGTAGCAAGATGCCATTCATAAGTCCCAAAAGGGCTTGGAAGCCCCAGTCTCATTTCTTTagaatgaatttcttttttctttgtttttatttttttcccattccaaGTTTCATCAGTTCTCCAAAATTTTCCATAATCAAGAAGTTCATTTTATGGTCACCCTGCATGTCTCTTGCTCTCTCTAATGCATCTGTAAGCACTGGATTGTGCACATCATCTTCAGCCACTTACCAGTCCTCAAGGAATCTAAGAAAATACCTGAAGGTTTAATTCTTCCTCTGGATGTTTGTTCACTTTCAGTCCATATCTTTGTAGTTGTAAAAACAGGTATTGATGTTTGGGTAGTATTTGGGTAATAGATTGACTGTGCCTCTCTCTGACTGTGTTTTAGTGTGTCCCTGCATAGCTTTGGTCTTTTGTCTGAAGCTGGTCTGCTCaatttttgtgatccttaaggataaagtagttcatgGCGAAAACTAGATGTCTTCATCTGAGTTCATACTGATAACACAGTTCATGATTATTCTGGGTCAgggattgtctcttttatgctactACGGTGCTTGTGGCTGAGTCTGATACTTGGTCAAGGCAACCACAGCTCTGGAAACTGGTGacaccctctgctgctgacccATCCGTGAGCCCCAGTGGGACATCCCGTACCATAAACCTGGCATCAGTTTTAACCACGCAGTCCTCACACCGGGCATTCTTGAGGCAGGACATTAAAGCAAATCAATCTTACCTGGCTCTGATTTTTCTGACCCAGGAAATCTGTTCCCCGCGTCATGTGTCAGCAAGTACTGGGAAGTGAGTTAAGTGTAGACCACTGATGTGCTGTAGTGAGCTGGCTGGAAAGCCATTCTATGAAAACACAGCCCTCCTTGCTAAGAAGAAATGGGAATTATTTAGGAATTGTTTGTTACTGCTGTGTGCTGGGGGTACTAGTTGGGGACTACATCCCCCCTGTGTTAGCATGGAACAGACATCTAGTTCTGGGCTGTCACAGCAGAGCTGGCCTTGTGAAAGGTGTGGGATCACCGCTGGATCTGGGATGCAACTGCTTTCCAGAATAACATGAGGAAAGCTGCATGCTTTTGGCTGAACTCTGCTCTCTAGGGGAGCGAGAAAACTGGCTGTAGCaagctggggggaaggagagggctcTCGCAAACAGATATGAACCCAGTGCTGGTCGGTTACTCAGGGCTGCTCGGGCAGTAAAAGGAGGGGAGGGCTGTGTCGGCCTGAGTCAGGGGATGGGGCACAGCCCAGGCAGTAAAGCTTGGATCTGAGCGGATAATGATAGTTTCAAATGCTGCAAAGTGCCTGGGCACGTGGAGGTCTGGAGAAGGAACAGAATGGAAACTTCTGGACTTTGGGACTCGGAGGGCAATGAAGAATGTGCCTTCAGGCTCAGGGGACTGAGTGCGGGGGCTGTGGCAGGTGGGACGAGGCTGTGCCTGTCCAAATGCACAGCTACCTGAACTGTAGCCACCAGCTTCCAGTAGCACCATAAAGTGTGCAGGGCTTGATCTGTCCCTGAGCTGACTGTAAAGCGTCAGGTAAACCTGTTCTCTGATGTTTGAATGCTGGGGCAACCTTGCTCTGGTTGGGAAACAAGGAGCTTTGGAGGCAATACTGTGACAACAGGAGTGCTGTAAAGCAACAAGAGGGAGCACTTTGTTGAATTGCACCGTCAGACATCGCAGACCTTTGATGTGACAAGGGGAACAGCtagcacagggcagagggcacaGAAATTGTGTCCTAGGTGGCTTCTTGGGCAAGACTGACTTTTTGTCAAGGACTTGGCTTGCCCGCTTCCTGCTGAGCTTTGGGATGCCGATCTCAGAGCTGGCTCTATTTCGATGGAGCTCTGCTTCCGAGCTGCCCTTCAAAACCTTGTGGAGAATGTACCCACAGGGGGGACATGAATTGCTCTGTATTTTGACCATAAAGATACGGGGAAAAGAACAGGGTCAGCTGTAAGGAATAAACAAGATGTTATGTCAGATGACTCCCAGATCTTATTTTTCCTGGGTGTTAGGtctgctgtggaaggcaggaggagggagtgggagcCTGGGTCTCCTCAGCTTTGTGGGTGCCCCTTTTCTGAATCCTGGCTCAGCAATGGGATGCTTGTTAGGAAGCAGGGATCAAGAAGGGAGACCTGGGCCAAGCTCTCTGCTGGCAGAACTGTGCTGAACTCTGTGCCCTTGCACCAAGAGATAATTTGCCTCCAAGTGCTGGAGGGCTGAGCAAAAGCTCCTCGCGGATGGAAAACAAGttgctcccccctgccctttcctttttccttaaggaaagagggaaaaccctACCGAAGGTGGGATCCCTGGCACAAAAGCTGAGTTGTGTGGAGGTATTTTCAAATCTCGCATTACCTCTACGAAAccagagcagaagaggaaggtCAGGGTGGCTGAGCTTTGGATTTAGCTTCCGCTGTGTCTCTGACAAGCCCATGGGCCCATCCTGCCATACATGAGTAtgagcagcacagcccactcGAATACCTGCCAAAGTCAGTGTGTCGGATCAGAGGGagctcctcttccccaggttcaccagctggagaagagatggtgtCCATCCTCACCCTGCCTCGGGGCTGTGGCAGTCGCCTTCAGGAAAGGAGTGGTCTTGGTCTggatctgggcagcggaatgggatatttaccctgtgacacagaggtacctctcgggcaaagccaaatactaagagatttttttgacgaatgttcattttccttctgatttcatgctgtctgaactgttttgtcaaatcttgactgttctccccagctgtctatcaccgactctcatgttttgatggctcttgtcacagacagcctggtaaaaagatcttggttattttttctttcctttttttcccctttgagaagtctcatgaactttttgcagctgtcctgactctccttccctgtcctccctgagcagcagcgtggcagttagagctggccacccctgggaggaggtgtgctctgctggctgttaaagagttggcagtgctgtgcgctgtgctcatctccaaagcttctctgctctccctgggcaatggattttagtgttctgccattccgagtacagtaacatctgtacagatacagaacctctagttcatggattgggttcatgaagccctgattcttttgatctcctttggaagctctattgccccacattttctctctaccctgatttgcaacaaagcatttagtctgctgacatgattcacacagtgaactaccccatacccatccctctgtagaaagccagcttgtcagagctgggaggagtcagcaaggaccctgtctctgctcccactctgcacagtccctggcagataagtgccgttccagcaggctcccctgctctaagcacagggcagaaaggggtgtccctgatgtccccccacctgccaggcttcctgggggcttattttcctatcagctcccattttactgcagcgcCTTCTCCTGGGATTGGCTGTGGTCAGgacatttaattacagtttcctgaatacactctaaggtaccaataaccttgtaaaacagcatggttggagctccctggagaagttcccctgttccaaaggaagaaaaaaagcaaaacgcttacctcaaagccatcaaactcaaacttgacaactggtacagacgcatcttcaactgcctgtaaaggagcggatgactgtgtaagaaaacatctttttgtactttcatgttcttcctaaatggtgataaactacagaatttacactgctaaactacttagtataacgACTGAGTTGCTTCCGAAccaaaaaaattgttagtaagctgcaagcagtatggcactaatacggtctaatactggctttaaaaagttccttaaccaggagattcagaggctgatcctgtgctgtaatgaaccagcagtgcacaacgagccatcagtgtcagtgctggtaaggcacttaccttggccgtgaggaagaaaagcaagagatTTCTGTCGCTATCTTActactggttaacatccagagaaatctaaaaagttctgtccacatctgacagtgcgcactagcctcccttattttgattttctaccgtgcctgaggggctgtcagataccttatgggacagttttcaaagctgcagaccccttgtcagaactgtgccacagcccactgagagtctgttctcaggggacagtcatcccagcaaaggctcattcgctgtgcacatgaagtctttccaaatgtctatacgaggaagaccaggctaagaggaacgcttctcaggagctcagtgtcacaggcgaggtgcacaatacatcacccgggggtgattttacaaagcagtctgcacgttcacagcgcagcccctactcacttgatgtcaagctgacagcgtgtgTCCCTTCTGCAACGTCtcgggctgagtggccagagaggaacaggaccaggggagaatgaactagaggCTCTAAAGtacatccagagggacaccacggcaaaggcgctgacagaagcctttccacatccccttcaactgccttagctttcaggctgccccttcctcttgtgccccttactagacctaagattaaagcaaggctcctagggacaaccttgctttctgatacagctgactcattctcaaaccacgggcaggggagaagtgtaccaCAACGATTCTTATGTGATGTATAGTCACTGGAAAGGAACCAAAAGCTTGACTTCTCATGctgcaggaaacagtattttagaatGTGCTCAGaaacaactgctttttaaattttgtcttgTAAGACAACCACTACCAATAACATGAACATTCTTATTGTAGGAGTTGTACAATTATCAAGGAGAGCACTCAGTTGCtcttatattttttatttcctcctgatgttttagtttttcaaagaatgactgaaaagaatGTGATCTTTCTACATGTCTaggagcaacagaaacagcatctATGTCAGCACCTGCAAAGAGACTCCATTTCTTGTTATTGTTGGAAGTCACTTTCAAAGATTAGAGCTATCACCAGACAATGAAAGTTTTGCCTTTAGTGTGTACTCCGAGCCAGTAAgatccaaatgtaaatattttgccacCAACATTCGCTACTGCTGAAGGGAGAAGATTCTGTGGGTAGAAGAGAAAGAGTTTACTTTAGAATATAAGATACACATTGATCTATGTGCAAGTTCAGGCAGCATACGAGTTTTTTAGAAAGACTACAACAGCCTCCATAAACCACGTCTTCTCACTCCCGTAATGAGTTGTTAGACTTCAAGATCTTGATCTGAAGTATCTTTTATACATTATTTCAACGGTAGTTGCTACAGCTCTACTCAATacttaaggagaaaaaaaagttgtacTTTAACATAAATCCTAGTAGTATggcctttgaaagaaataaaaaggcttcaGCCATTTTGATAAGAACATATAAAAAATCCTTACCTTGCTCTCACCAAGTTCTGAAATCCTTTCTTTGACCAAGTTATTCAGTTTGTCAAGAACAACCAGCCTGTAAAGAAAACTCATGTTAAGTTTGCCCTATTACCCAAGAGGCCAACAAATTTGACAGTCATGTTATACCTGTGATTCAGTTCTCCCCCATCTTTCAATACCCCAGATGGCTTCATTGCTTCAAGTAGCTTCTGAGTATGGATGCAATCCATATCCTTAGGAGGAGCCAAGCTAATCGGAGAGGTAATTCCATAGTGCCTTTGAGGTTGGTTCTGCAGCTTAGAATGgctgtgggagaaaataaaatactgaaggcTTCAtagaagaagaaaagacaaacttGCTGGAAAACTTCCTTCAGTTTACAGGTTTCCAAATCAAAATCTGTTCTCTTACCCAGCATTaacacaaatgagaaaaaaattgtcctgcTTATGACTTTCAGATAACTTGACCTAACTTAGAAGTCacaactacttttttaaaaaacatctgtgAATATAAGAAAAGATCCAAGTTGATACCATCTTAATACAACTTATTTGCATTGCTCTAGACAGTTAGAACTGatcaccaggaaatgaaaaggtttgaaatccACTAAGGGTGACACTACACACAGCAGAACTTTTGGACACATTTCAGTTTCGTATCAGTTTTGATTTAAGGATGTTCCCATCAGCTTCCTGCTAACATTAAATAAGACCATTTAACACTGGCTTCTTTtagttaaatgtatttgctgtgcttcTGATTCTGGAAGGGCATTGTAGTTGATTGTAGAGGAAGGAGATATAACAAAGTGATCTGTTAAAGAGCTGATGCAGTAAATTCAGCATTGCCTTGTTTTTGTTTATGGAAGAGTATGAATGGAAATATCAAACAATCTGCACCTAATTTTGCTAGGAGAGCCTCATGCACTTAACACAGTGTTCaatttttagagttcagaggCTTAGCTGTACATAGATCTGTTTTATCTAAACCCAAGAGATGTATCTCAGAATATAAAGCGGCACAAGTTAAGCTCTGTATGCAGAGGGTGCTCAAACCTGGCTTAGCCAGCTCACTGCCCAGTTAGGCTGAACGGGACACCAGGCACCTGGGTTTGGAGACCCAGAACTCCAATTACAGCAAGGCATAATTTGTGCCTCCAACCCTCTGCTTGTCCTGCATGTTTAGACTTATTTGcaatcagaagcagcacaggactgacatggcaggacaacattaaattaaaggcagcattCGCATTTTCATACACCACAGAACCCttgctttagaaagggaaaaatggagaaaaccctACTTTGCAGtaccagctgaaaccaggagaaagaaaggagCGGGACAGGAGGGAAGCACTGTACTGAATGGATCAAGGGTCTCTACAGAAACACTAGCAGCAATAGGGGGAGATGCATTGAAAGGTCTATACAACCCATCACACTTGTCAGAGTCCACATCCAGACCCTAAGGCTAAAGGGATTAATTATGCCGTTATTCAAACTGACTATTTTTCTACTTCACATACAGACAACTTCAAATATTACATGGgttagtcacagaatcatagaacggtttggcttggaagggaccttaaagcccatccagtcccacccccctgccccgggcagggacactttccactagcccaggttacccaaagccccgtccagcctggccttgaacccttccagggaaggggcagccacagctttgcCCCGCCAAAGGTGGTCCCACCAGCAGCCGTGTCCCTCCTCCACCTGGGGGACATTCCTAGTCACATGCTGCCCTCCTACCATCCTCCTCTCcaagaggggaaagagaagagccCATCACCCTCCTGTCAGCTCATTCTCATCCGAGGGGTGCTGAGGAGCCGGACAAGTGTCGCTTGGCTTAAGCTGGTACCGGGAGCGCTTGGCACACATGGTTAATGGCAGCAGATGGTTTTGAGCACTCGCCACAGCTTACTGCCATGTCATTTTGGGCCAACAGAGTCTATCACAAGCTGGGTCCTAAAGTGACCGAAATACCCCGAGACTACTCTGCACCACGGTGTTTAGATGACAGTGCCCCACTTCCATTCGAGCCTGCAAAAAGTTTACAGTAAAACCATAATGCTTTTGTAAATGaatctttggaaaaaagcttgCTTCCCAACTGCCCTGATGTCTTGTCATATCAGAGCCCTTCTCTGAGATTAGCACGTGCATCATTTCGGTACTTTTCTGGGttgtctctctgtagtgcctttGTTGAAGGAAAATAGGTTTTATCTTGCAAGATACTTTGTAGAAATACAAACTGAACTTTTGTCCTGAAGTTTCAACAAACTAACAAAGCAAAGGTTTGGTGTTCAGACACAAAGGTACTTTCAGGGAAGTAAAAATTCACAGGCCTTCAAGCCTGAAGCTTTTCCTCAGGTGCAATTCTAATGTTAAGTGGAAATGAAGACTAATCAAGATTATCTTGATTGCTTCAATCACCTAAACTATTGAAGAGAAAAGGCAGTGTGTGCCTAAGAAACAAGGGATGTTGGTGATGGTTGAAGTGAGATGGTCAGGTCATGAGTTCTTACAGAGGTGAAgctcaaataaagaaaaaaattctttttttttctggagaagggACAGTTCTGAAGTGCTATGAGAGCAATAGTTCAATAGTGTGTCTGCTATTTAGCTCGAGTTTGTGAATTCTAGCTTCCAGTATCATCTTTCTAAAGATACCTGAGAGTGTTTCTTGAAGGACAGAACTGAAGAGACTGATTGCTTTGGCTACTCTGAGAGtaatattttttcatagaaaacaagGTTCTTTTGTTGTTTGCCAGCTATTTATGTAAAATTCTTTCTAATGTGTAACTGTTGCATTCTACCTACATTGTTTCCACCATGTTATGTTTAGCAGTTATAAAAACATATTATGTTTCAGAATGTGTAGAATTTGGGAGGAGTTTGTTTCAAGGTAATGCTTTCCTCTGCTGTGTGTATTCTATTAACTTTGAAACAGTTTTGTGTAGTGCCTGGGTAATAGAAATGCCTGATAACCAAATAAATGTTGTTGGTTGGGGCTcttggtgtgtgtctgtgttatCCAGATAGCAtattgaaaaagtgaaatctgtgttcttagaGTCATAGAGGGTGGGAGGGTGTTTTGAGTTTGTGTGCTTAGTTTTACAAATTGCTGGTATGTTCTAAAGGAATAAACATTCTCTGTAATATAAACGAGGTGATATCTGAGTACTTTTAGTCTGTTAGAGGGTATCGCTGATTTTACTGAGATGTGCTTTATCAATATAAATACATAAGCTGTATGTTTTCTTACGTTATAGTCTGTGCATCTTGTATCTTAATCTTGTCTGTAGAGTTAATGGTAGGGTGATGTGGTTTAGAAAACACTTCTGGAGCAGCATGTGTTTGATAAACTTCTAAAATTCAATAGTCTAAATGCTTATTCTTGGCTAAAAGAAGCTGGCTGTGTACTCACTATGGATTTTGCTGTCGTCGTTTCTTACCCCTTTTCCACTCCAGTATATTCAGCTGCTGCCCCTGTATTCCACAGGGGCATTTGCTTGTAAATGCCTGTCCCTTTTCAGTAGAAGGGGGCAatcttgtcctttttctttccacCTTACAAACTCTTCTTGTCTATTCAAAGTGGGCTAACGAGCTTTTTTTGCTCAGTGCACAATTCCTGTAGTTTGTTTAGGCTAATCTCTTAAACTTAAGTCTTTGCTGTGTCAATTTTTGGCTGGATAAGTCAGTTCAAGTGCCTGATCATGTAGCTCTGTGGTCAGAAATATtgacccaagggaagaagaaagaacatattgtgaggagagaggaggaggagatggtttCTTTCAATATCCCCAAGGTAAATCCTATACCTTATACAGATCAGATCCTTCTCGcttacttaaactgtattttcatagagtAATTCTGCGGCAATTAAACCGGTCTAACCCAGGCTGATGTGATTTTTCTCATCTCCCTCAAAGAGTCTGTGCTGAATTGGTGTTGAGTTAGATCCGTTTCCTGACTGTCGGAGTATGTGCAGGCTCCTGAACACTGCTGGGGGTGCAAGGGAGAAGCAgaaatgtaagccaaaacatctcgctaacattttttttggtcttgcttttttgtcttgcgaaaaattttttttcctgagaataaattaggtcagTGTCAATGGAGCtcctggaatgtgcagacacagctgaaggttgctGCTTTAGcaaagaagaaaggggtttgaagataagacagaaataaataagacagttggggcctattcttgaagatgaCAGGAACAAGGACGGGACAAATTAAGACAAACCAGCTtcagacacaacacagctgcacaacacctcccaAACAGACTTTTATCAGCGTGCGTGAGCAcggaggtcaaccagcagacacagtgaggaagactaccaacgaccTCCAGGCACCCCTCGAGAcgaccacccagcaagaaagcgcatgcgtaattaggataCGGATATTGTAATtggttccaggaaatctaatgcatatgtatcccatttcttggaaaagttatgaacatgcataatctcactgtacAAGCTGCCGCTTATAGATCTGGAGCGCGCTCACTTTTGCAAAGCCATTCGCGTGTGcgcccagcactgcaataaagaatgacGCTTTCTGACACTCCAAAAGGAGTCTTGGAGAGTTCCTCTGATGGCTTTTACGGTGACATTAGTGTGCCATGAACTGTCCCAGTGCTGTGAATATTCCCATCCTTTCTCGGGGCATCGTTACTCCCAGAAAGTGCAGTGAGTGAGTGGCTCTGTCAGCCGTTCCTCCCGGCCAGCCCTCGGCATGGCCATTGGTGTTTTTGGTGACTGCTGTTGGTCACTGTAAGAACACCCAGCACACTGCCACAGGAGACATTCGTAGGTCTCAAGAAAAGGAGCACTGTTGCCTACACCATAAAACCTAAGTCACAGAGCTACTCCCACCCCTACAAATCCCCTGACTGGAGTTGTGGaaattgaggggggggggggggggggggaagaaaaagaagaaaaagccattaTTTGCTCTTTGATCCTGTATGCCATTTTTTCATGCTAATCACATAAGTAaaaacaaagggaggaaaaaagctgaaatttctgTTGAggtatttaataaaacaaaacattaaataaaacaaatattacaCAAGTTACCATGTTGGGAGTGGTAGCTATTCAAAGCATAAAGGGCAGGCCCAATGCAGTAAGCTCCAGACAAATACTTAGCAGAAGACAATGCCTGTCCCTAATATACAAAGTTATCTCAGGATGAAGTTTTGCTGTTTCCAACACTGAACAGAGAAATATGGTGAGATCAGTCTTCTAGGGTCTCACACACACTGTCTTACACATAACACTTGGCTCTTTTTAGACTGGTTATCAACTTACTACTTAAAAGTTTTCATGAAGCCAAAGAGTCAAAAACAAACTTCCCACTAGGCCAAAAGAAGTAATTGTGTTAAATTCCCTCTGGCACAAAATACCCCCTCAACCCCCCGTGTCACTGCACTAGTTGTTATCTTGTGTCATTCTGATGTTGTTAACATCAGGTAAATGTCTCAGCATCGCCCATCAAGAAATACCTGAATGACTTTGGGTCATTTGTGTCACACACTATATAGGAAAGCTTTGTATTTCAGAACAGGGAGAAGGTTTGGGAAATGTCAATGTCTATATGAGACTGGAGTATGTCTCAAAACCTTCGATCTAATCAGGCCCCCTAACAAAGGCTTTTGCTGTcgaataaggaaaaaagaaaagagtgcTGTTTAAAATGTTGGATACTCTCACAAGGCCATAAGGCTTAATGGAATCAATGATTACACACAGATAGATGATTAACTCTTGAGGTTTAATGTTGAAAAAAGAGAGTACTGGATTGCTAGTGGAATTATGCTGCCCCTATGGAAAAGAACTATACCCTGACTATACCCAGAATTATGGAGCAGGTGGTAGATGTGGGCAGGACTGCTGGGAATGCACCAACATGTTCTGAACTTGTATGTGCCAGAAAAAAGTCCTCCAGACTGTGTTAACTTTTCATGTCTGAGAActgcaaatgggaaaaaattaacaaaattgtCCTCAAAGCCCCTTATTTCGGGAAACAATCCTAGCAGTAACATTGGCTGCGGCCTCACAACTGTTAAAAACACCCATGTGTGACTGAGGAGCATTGTTGAACTTGCATGTGGCAGTAGGTCTTTGTTTACAATTTGACATGAAAGCTGTAAACTGCTGTGTCGAGCCTATACATACAGTAGCTCCACTGCTTCCCCAAAGAGCTCCAAAAAGCCAACCAGCTCCACAGCAGTGGATCCTGACAGGACAGTCTCTTGCTGTTTGAGTGCATCCCATTCTCCCCAGCAATTTCTTGCTTAGAAAGAACGAATGCCAAGGCCACTGCTATAGGACAGCACACTTGGTTTTACTGTGGTGTCACATTAAAGAGTTACCTCTTTTTCTGGAAAGAATCCTATCTGATTCCATTCTCAGCCACAGCTGTGACCCCTCATTCACCATCCTGAATGTAATTAGAAGTAAACTACCTCATAGCCTTTGCTTCTGTTATTTGTCTGATGGCTCTTAGGCTTGCCAAACACATTTACTGCAGCAGCTTTAATGAAACCCACTTTAGACAATACATCAAACACTCcagaactgtttgtgggatacaGTCGTGGGCAATGTTAAAGCAGCCCTTTGCATGTGCCACACCCAGAGTCACCATCCTTGAAAAGATGATCCAGCCTCCACAGCAGGTAAGGTACACACAGTCAccattcctttcttttgtttttcttttttgcctgcaAGCACTGACCAGTTCCTTTGCCTTCTGTTGTTTTCCCCAAACAAATTAGTCCACTGGAATGTTACCTGGTGGCTCATCTACAGACTTTGTGAAGTCTTTCTGATGGTTCTTCTGTAACCAAGGTGGAAAACTGGCACTTTGAAGaagttctttttcctttgaagaagaaCTTTGTTCCATTCCTGGCTTTGCCACAGACCCACCATAAACTCTCTAAATCAAGAATGTGGAATGAATAGGAACTGTTGATGTAtattgtttcatttgtttcatgtaGATATTGCCTATTGACAACTGTCAAGTCTGCttctctttacagaaataaaaactgaaactgagttATGTCCGTGTTATTAAGTGGCTTCTTCAGCTGACATAACACAATTGTGTGATTGTGACCAGAAGTAGTAGATTAAGCAGAGGAAGTAACTCTGAACTATTGGAACATGTGTCACATACCGTTTTCCctgttcccccccgccccaagctTGTTTCATGTCTGAAATGTCTTATGTAACCGCCCAGAGA encodes:
- the LOC141918781 gene encoding poly(A) polymerase gamma-like translates to MCAKRSRYQLKPSDTCPAPQHPSDENELTGGHSKLQNQPQRHYGITSPISLAPPKDMDCIHTQKLLEAMKPSGVLKDGGELNHRLVVLDKLNNLVKERISELGESKNLLPSAVANVGGKIFTFGSYWLGVHTKGADIDAVSVAPRHVERSHSFQSFFEKLKHQEEIKNIRAVEDASVPVVKFEFDGFEVSEELKQKEILRAHAGGHLPETAKGRLKSVGSRGRTLEDDERTRIQINHNSQPSSNKHALMMEDNVGRRLNAEVLSTGCY